In the genome of Polaribacter sp. MED152, one region contains:
- a CDS encoding Hpt domain-containing protein produces the protein MQIENILTSEVVDLTSLKSFFSSDKDSLIQLVTVYLSDTKPRLALLKKSMDNVNYEEVRSICHFLKSSLGLMGVSCLEEITSLEKRAQNLDPEPIINERLQPITKVLDESIVEYQRILDQLQAL, from the coding sequence ATGCAAATTGAAAACATATTAACCAGCGAAGTTGTAGACTTAACTTCTTTAAAAAGTTTTTTTTCTTCGGATAAAGATTCTTTAATACAGCTAGTTACAGTTTATTTATCTGACACTAAACCAAGATTAGCTTTGCTAAAAAAAAGTATGGATAATGTAAATTATGAAGAAGTACGTAGTATTTGCCATTTCCTAAAATCATCTTTAGGTTTAATGGGTGTAAGTTGTTTAGAAGAAATTACTTCATTAGAAAAAAGAGCTCAGAATTTAGATCCAGAACCAATTATTAATGAACGTCTACAGCCTATTACTAAGGTTTTAGATGAGAGTATTGTAGAGTATCAACGAATTTTAGATCAGCTTCAAGCGCTATAA
- the rimK gene encoding 30S ribosomal protein S6--L-glutamate ligase, translated as MRIVILSRNPKLYSTKRLVEAAVKRKHEVIVVDHLKCDIVIEKKSPKIYYKGEYIENVDAIIPRIGASVTFYGTAVIRQFEMMKVFTSVSSIALTRSRDKLSSLQILARAGVGLPKTVFTNYTKDVEHVVDSVGGAPLVLKLLEGTQGLGVVLAETKNAATSVLEAFNGLGARVIAQQFIKEAGGADIRAFVVDGKVVGAMKRQGKEGEFRSNLHRGGNATVIELTDEEEKTALKATKALGLGVAGVDMLQSSKGPLVLEVNSSPGLEGIEIATGKNIAKEIIRYLEIHVE; from the coding sequence ATGAGAATTGTTATTCTATCTAGAAATCCAAAATTGTACTCTACAAAAAGATTAGTTGAGGCTGCAGTTAAACGAAAGCACGAAGTAATAGTTGTAGATCATTTAAAGTGTGATATAGTTATCGAAAAAAAATCTCCTAAAATTTATTATAAAGGGGAATATATAGAAAACGTAGATGCAATTATACCAAGAATTGGAGCTTCTGTAACTTTTTATGGTACAGCAGTTATTCGTCAGTTTGAAATGATGAAAGTTTTTACTTCTGTAAGTTCTATTGCTTTAACCAGATCTAGAGATAAACTGAGTAGTTTACAAATTTTAGCCAGAGCTGGAGTAGGCTTACCAAAAACCGTTTTTACCAATTACACTAAAGATGTAGAGCATGTTGTTGATTCTGTTGGTGGTGCTCCATTAGTTTTAAAATTGTTAGAAGGTACTCAAGGTTTAGGTGTAGTGTTGGCTGAAACGAAAAATGCAGCAACCTCTGTATTAGAAGCCTTTAATGGTTTAGGTGCAAGAGTTATTGCGCAACAATTTATTAAAGAAGCAGGTGGTGCAGATATTAGAGCTTTTGTGGTTGATGGTAAAGTTGTTGGTGCTATGAAACGTCAAGGAAAAGAAGGTGAATTTAGATCAAATTTACACAGAGGTGGAAACGCTACTGTAATTGAATTAACAGATGAAGAAGAAAAAACGGCTTTAAAAGCAACTAAAGCCCTAGGCTTAGGTGTAGCTGGTGTAGATATGCTTCAATCTTCTAAAGGTCCTTTAGTGTTAGAAGTAAATTCATCTCCAGGCTTAGAAGGTATAGAAATTGCAACTGGTAAAAATATTGCCAAAGAAATTATACGTTATTTAGAAATACATGTCGAATAA
- a CDS encoding RimK/LysX family protein — translation MKLTIGRVDKADFPELSLLDIDIKIDSGAYTSSIHCSNIKEVNLENEQYLKFTLLDPEHEFYNHKEFTFKNYTSKIVKSSNGIAEQRFMIQTSIFIFNQSFPIYLTLSERKDMKFPILIGRKFLNKKFIIDTAKMNISHKLKNK, via the coding sequence ATGAAATTAACGATTGGAAGAGTTGACAAGGCTGATTTTCCAGAACTTTCTCTTTTAGACATAGATATCAAAATAGACTCAGGTGCATACACCTCTTCTATTCATTGCTCTAACATTAAAGAAGTAAATCTAGAAAATGAACAATACCTAAAATTTACGCTTCTAGATCCTGAACATGAATTTTATAATCATAAAGAGTTTACATTTAAGAACTACACTTCTAAAATTGTAAAAAGTTCTAATGGAATAGCTGAGCAAAGATTCATGATTCAAACATCCATTTTTATTTTTAACCAATCTTTTCCAATTTATTTGACTTTAAGTGAACGAAAAGACATGAAATTCCCTATTTTAATTGGCAGAAAGTTTTTGAATAAAAAGTTTATCATAGACACCGCAAAAATGAATATATCACACAAATTAAAAAACAAATAA
- a CDS encoding NAD(P)/FAD-dependent oxidoreductase yields MIKEIQLRVNLIEERKEDILIHKASKFLKIPRTEITAVKILRKSIDARKKETIFNYKVAVYINQEIPEKSDYIFDYKDVSKAKEIHIIGFGPAGMYAALRCIELGFKPIVLERGKNVQERRRDLKAINQDHKVNSNSNYCFGEGGAGTYSDGKLYTRSLKRGDVRRIFENLVFHGATEQILIDAHPHIGTNKLPKIIQTIRETILNFGGEIHFNSTVTDFIIKENKIKALQLNNDTEMAVNSVILATGHSARDIYELLHAKKIAIKAKSFAMGVRVEHPQEIIDQIQYSCSGERDELLPAAAYSLVHQVNNRGVYSFCMCPGGFIVPAATADGEVVVNGMSPSRRNNKFANSGIVVELDIDRDFKKYEHLGPLKGLQFQKDLEKIAFYAGGRTQTAPAQRLVDFVDGKLSTDLNDTSYQPGLNSAPLHSLLPKIIGGRLRKGFPAFGSKMHGYFTNEANIVGVESRTSSPINIPRKENLEHPEIEGLFPCGEGGGYAGGIISAAMDGERCAEAAIASL; encoded by the coding sequence ATGATAAAAGAAATACAATTACGTGTCAATTTAATTGAAGAACGTAAAGAAGACATTCTCATTCATAAAGCCTCAAAATTTTTAAAAATACCTCGTACAGAAATTACAGCAGTTAAAATTCTTAGAAAATCTATAGATGCTCGTAAAAAAGAAACCATTTTTAACTACAAAGTTGCAGTATATATTAATCAAGAAATTCCAGAAAAATCAGATTATATTTTTGATTATAAAGATGTTTCTAAAGCCAAAGAAATTCATATAATAGGTTTTGGTCCTGCAGGCATGTATGCTGCCTTAAGATGTATTGAGCTAGGTTTCAAACCTATTGTTTTAGAGCGTGGTAAAAATGTTCAAGAACGCAGAAGAGATTTAAAGGCCATTAATCAAGATCATAAAGTAAATAGTAATTCTAATTATTGTTTTGGCGAAGGTGGTGCAGGTACTTATTCTGATGGTAAATTGTATACTCGAAGTTTAAAAAGAGGTGATGTAAGAAGAATCTTTGAAAACCTAGTTTTTCATGGAGCTACAGAGCAAATCTTAATAGATGCTCATCCTCATATTGGTACAAACAAATTGCCTAAAATTATTCAAACGATTCGCGAAACCATTTTAAACTTTGGTGGTGAAATTCATTTTAATAGTACTGTTACCGATTTTATTATTAAAGAAAATAAAATCAAAGCATTACAATTAAATAATGACACAGAAATGGCTGTAAACTCTGTAATATTAGCTACAGGTCATTCAGCAAGAGACATTTACGAATTATTACATGCAAAGAAAATAGCCATAAAAGCAAAATCTTTTGCAATGGGTGTTCGTGTTGAGCATCCCCAAGAAATTATAGATCAAATTCAATACAGCTGTTCTGGAGAAAGAGATGAATTACTGCCTGCTGCAGCTTATAGTTTGGTGCATCAAGTAAATAATAGAGGTGTTTATTCCTTTTGCATGTGTCCAGGAGGATTTATTGTACCAGCAGCAACTGCAGATGGAGAAGTGGTTGTAAATGGAATGTCTCCTAGTAGAAGAAACAACAAATTTGCGAATTCAGGTATTGTAGTTGAACTAGATATTGATAGAGATTTTAAGAAGTATGAACATTTAGGCCCTTTAAAAGGATTACAATTCCAGAAAGATTTAGAAAAAATAGCTTTTTATGCTGGTGGAAGAACACAAACTGCTCCTGCACAAAGGTTGGTAGATTTTGTAGATGGAAAATTATCTACAGACTTGAATGATACTTCTTATCAACCAGGATTAAATTCGGCACCTTTGCATTCTTTGCTCCCAAAAATTATTGGTGGTAGATTACGAAAAGGATTCCCAGCATTTGGTAGTAAAATGCATGGCTACTTTACAAATGAAGCTAATATTGTTGGTGTAGAATCTAGAACATCATCTCCAATCAACATCCCTAGAAAAGAAAATTTAGAACACCCAGAAATAGAAGGTTTATTTCCTTGTGGCGAAGGTGGTGGTTATGCAGGTGGTATTATTTCTGCAGCTATGGATGGTGAGAGGTGCGCAGAAGCTGCAATAGCAAGTCTCTAA